In the Triticum urartu cultivar G1812 unplaced genomic scaffold, Tu2.1 TuUngrouped_contig_5085, whole genome shotgun sequence genome, one interval contains:
- the LOC125528751 gene encoding probable ribosomal RNA small subunit methyltransferase B → MEAKALPLSHFRARAGSPLLLSADASSAARKGSGAPGRSRASRYDAGAPPSRAGMNGVPKLNPKFSTRRAGTSKVPIINFEVSHHRAVAAVRLLRADKGKAFVDLLNEKANDSGENEMGYVERTLGFSTRHLDDRDIRLVTVIVAGTVRWKRYIDYLIMSLCSEEKVFSNMEPLLLQILRIGFFEILKLNVPAYAVVDENVRLAKVALRPGAGNMVNAILRKLLLLKETDSLPLPKIEGDDRAQARALSIIYSHPVWMVRRWIRFLGKEEALKLMNWNNSDPYFSLRVNTTNGYTRDDLVNRLEDLQVHYEKSIMDEFVRIREGMQAVLQAGLLKEGMCAVQDESAGFVVSVVDPQPGETIMDCCAAPGGKTLFMASRLAGQGKVSALDINKGRLRILMEAAKCHNLDDIITDIHGDLRLYAKESTAKYDKVLLDAPCSGLGVLSKRADLRWNRQFEDLEELVFLQDELLDSASSLVKPGGILIYSTCSIDHEENENRVTAFVQRHPEFTPQGVQGFVPAEFITDDGFYSSSPTKHSLDGAFAARLVRSMH, encoded by the exons ATGGAGGCAAAGGCGCTCCCCCTCTCGCACTTCCGCGCGCGGGCGGGCTCGCCGCTCCTCCTCTCCGCAGACGCCAGCTCCGCCGCGCGCAAGGGCTCCGGCGCGCCAG GCAGGAGCAGGGCCTCGAGGTATGACGCGGGAGCGCCTCCGAGCAGGGCAG GGATGAATGGAGTTCCAAAGCTTAATCCCAAATTCTCCACCAGAAGAGCAG GGACAAGTAAGGTTCCAATTATTAATTTCGAGGTTTCTCATCACAGAGCAG TTGCAGCGGTGAGGTTGCTAAGAGCTGATAAGGGGAAGGCGTTTGTTGATCTTTTAAATGAGAAAGCAAACGATTCTGGGGAAAATGAGATGGGCTATGTAGAAAGGACGTTAGGATTCAGCACACGACATTTGGATGACAGGGATATAAGATTG GTTACTGTCATAGTAGCTGGAACTGTACGTTGGAAACGCTACATTGATTATCTTATCATGTCACTCTGTAGTGAAGAGAAGGTGTTCAGCAACATGGAACCGCTGCTGCTGCAG ATATTGCGAATTGGCTTCTTTGAAATTCTCAAACTTAATGTACCAGCTTATGCTGTCGTTGATGAG AATGTAAGGCTCGCGAAAGTAGCTTTAAGGCCCGGTGCTGGGAACATGGTGAATGCGATTCTGCGTAAACTTCTGTTACTGAAG GAGACAGATTCTCTTCCTCTTCCAAAGATAGAAGGTGATGATCGTGCCCAAGCTCGTGCTCTTTCCATAATTTATTCTCATCCTGTT TGGATGGTGAGAAGGTGGATTCGATTTCTTGGAAAAGAAGAAGCTCTAAAATTGATGAATTGGAATAACAGTGACCCTTATTTCAGTTTAAG GGTGAACACAACAAATGGTTATACAAGGGATGATCTTGTTAACCGATTGGAAGATTTGCAG GTTCACTATGAAAAGTCAATTATGGACGAATTTGTCCGCATTCGTGAGGGCATGCAG GCAGTCTTACAAGCTGGATTACTGAAAGAAGGCATGTGTGCCGTGCAGGATGAGAGTGCAG GTTTTGTTGTGTCTGTGGTTGATCCACAACCTGGGGAAACAATCATGGATTGTTGTGCTGCACCTGGCGGGAAGACtttattcatggcatcccggctGGCAGGACAAG GGAAGGTATCAGCTCTTGACATAAATAAAGGCCGCTTGCGAATTCTCATGGAGGCAGCAAAGTGCCACAATCTTGATGATATAATCACTGATATCCATGGTGATCTTCGACTATATGCT AAGGAAAGCACTGCCAAATATGACAAGGTATTGTTGGATGCTCCATGCTCTGGGCTGGGAGTCCTTTCCAAG AGGGCAGACTTGCGTTGGAATCGACAATTTGAAGATCTGGAGGAGTTGGTGTTTTTGCAAGATGAGCTCCTTGATTCGGCCTCATC ATTGGTAAAACCTGGTGGTATACTAATATACAGTACATGTTCCATTGACCATGAAGAAAATGAGAACCGGGTTACTGCTTTTGTTCAGAGGCATCCG